In Luteimonas sp. MC1750, the following proteins share a genomic window:
- a CDS encoding peptide chain release factor 3 produces MPDVAAEARRRRTFAIISHPDAGKTTLTEKLLLFGGAIQMAGSVKGRKAARHATSDWMKLEQERGISVTSSVMQFPYEGCVVNLLDTPGHADFGEDTYRVLTAVDSALMVIDVAKGVEERTIKLMEVCRMRDTPIMTFINKLDREGRDPIELLDEVETVLGIQCAPVTWPIGMGKRLKGVVHLVTGEVHLYEQGRNFTRQDSTIFASIDDPQLEARIGTDMLAGLREELELVQGASHAFDLDAYRAGRQTPVFFGSAVNNFGVQPLLDFFVRHAPPPQPRETTVRDVAADEARLTGFVFKIQANMDPQHRDRVAFMRVCSGRFEAGMKAFHVRAGKEMKLANALTFMASDREIAAEAYPGDVIGIHNHGTISIGDTFTEGEQFTFTGIPNFAPELFRRARLRDPLKLKQLQKGLEQLSEEGATQFFRPLMSNDLILGAVGVLQFDVAAYRLKAEYGVDAIFEPVGVATTRWIRCDSEKKLEEFREKNAGNLGIDAAGELVYLAPSRVNLQLAQERWPDVRFDATREAAHTRAAG; encoded by the coding sequence ATGCCCGACGTTGCCGCCGAAGCCCGCCGCCGCCGTACGTTCGCGATCATTTCGCATCCCGACGCCGGCAAGACCACGCTCACCGAGAAGCTGCTGCTGTTCGGCGGGGCGATCCAGATGGCCGGCTCGGTCAAGGGCCGCAAGGCCGCGCGCCATGCGACGTCCGACTGGATGAAGCTCGAGCAGGAGCGCGGCATCTCGGTCACCAGCTCGGTGATGCAGTTCCCGTACGAGGGCTGCGTGGTCAACCTGCTGGACACGCCCGGCCACGCCGACTTCGGCGAGGACACCTACCGCGTGCTCACCGCGGTCGACAGCGCGCTGATGGTGATCGACGTGGCGAAGGGCGTCGAGGAGCGCACGATCAAGCTGATGGAGGTGTGCCGCATGCGCGACACGCCGATCATGACCTTCATCAACAAGCTCGACCGCGAAGGCCGCGACCCGATCGAACTGCTCGACGAGGTCGAGACCGTGCTCGGCATCCAGTGCGCCCCGGTCACCTGGCCGATCGGCATGGGCAAGCGCCTCAAGGGCGTCGTGCACCTGGTCACCGGCGAGGTGCACCTGTACGAGCAGGGCCGCAACTTCACCCGCCAGGACTCGACGATCTTCGCCTCCATCGACGACCCGCAGCTCGAGGCGCGCATCGGTACCGACATGCTGGCCGGCCTGCGCGAGGAGCTCGAACTGGTGCAGGGCGCGAGCCATGCGTTCGACCTCGATGCCTACCGCGCCGGGCGCCAGACGCCGGTGTTCTTCGGCTCGGCGGTGAACAATTTCGGCGTGCAGCCGCTGCTCGACTTCTTCGTCCGGCACGCGCCCCCGCCGCAGCCGCGCGAGACCACGGTGCGCGACGTGGCGGCGGACGAGGCCAGGCTCACCGGCTTCGTCTTCAAGATCCAGGCCAACATGGATCCGCAGCACCGCGACCGGGTGGCCTTCATGCGCGTGTGCTCGGGCCGCTTCGAAGCCGGGATGAAGGCCTTCCACGTGCGCGCGGGCAAGGAGATGAAGCTCGCCAACGCGCTGACCTTTATGGCCAGCGATCGCGAGATCGCCGCCGAGGCGTACCCCGGCGACGTGATCGGCATCCACAACCACGGCACCATCTCGATCGGCGACACGTTCACCGAGGGCGAGCAGTTCACCTTCACCGGGATCCCGAACTTCGCGCCGGAGCTGTTCCGCCGCGCGCGCCTGCGCGATCCGCTCAAGCTCAAGCAGCTGCAGAAGGGCCTGGAGCAGCTGTCGGAAGAAGGCGCGACCCAGTTCTTCCGCCCGCTGATGTCCAACGACCTGATCCTGGGCGCAGTCGGCGTGCTGCAGTTCGACGTCGCGGCCTACCGGCTCAAGGCCGAGTACGGCGTTGACGCGATCTTCGAACCCGTCGGCGTGGCGACCACGCGCTGGATCCGCTGCGACAGCGAGAAGAAGCTCGAGGAATTCCGCGAGAAGAACGCCGGCAACCTCGGCATCGACGCCGCCGGCGAACTCGTCTACCTCGCCCCGAGCCGCGTCAACCTGCAGCTCGCCCAGGAACGCTGGCCCGACGTGCGCTTCGATGCCACCCGCGAGGCGGCGCATACGCGGGCCGCGGGTTG
- a CDS encoding phytase: MSKFLLAAAIALSVAACATAPAPPDSRRSSASDGVPGSGLVAEAWVSADLPGEELDSIATWVDRDGRTLLIATGKSTHRLALFDGDSGEALRTVGGRGKAPGEFTRPNGLAVSGDLLFVVERDTPRVQLLSLPELKPQASFGGDELRAPYGIWLRPSAPRELEAFVTDSFMYGERHDVVPPAAELTQRVRRYRLRFDEQGHLDAAYLGSFGEPEGPARLNMVESIAGDPVHGRLLVAEEDRTSPSNLHVYGFDGRWSGRSLPEGTFAGEAEGVVLWACGARSGYWLAVDQQAPLTWFHLFDRETLAAVGSFHGQVTANTDGIALQAAATPRFPAGVLYAVHDDRAISAFDLRQIAGLLGLDPACLG; this comes from the coding sequence ATGTCGAAATTCCTCCTTGCCGCGGCGATCGCGCTGTCCGTCGCCGCCTGCGCCACTGCGCCCGCGCCACCCGATTCGCGGCGGTCATCCGCGTCCGACGGCGTCCCCGGTTCGGGCCTCGTGGCGGAAGCCTGGGTCTCGGCGGACCTGCCCGGCGAAGAGCTCGATTCGATCGCCACCTGGGTCGACCGCGACGGCCGCACCCTGCTGATCGCCACCGGCAAATCGACCCATCGCCTGGCGCTGTTCGACGGCGACAGCGGCGAGGCGCTGCGCACGGTCGGCGGCCGGGGCAAGGCGCCGGGCGAGTTCACCCGGCCCAATGGCCTGGCGGTTTCCGGTGACCTGCTGTTCGTGGTCGAGCGCGACACGCCGCGCGTGCAGCTGCTGTCGCTGCCCGAGCTGAAGCCCCAGGCGTCCTTCGGCGGCGACGAGCTCCGCGCGCCCTACGGCATCTGGCTGCGCCCGTCCGCGCCGCGGGAGCTGGAGGCCTTCGTGACCGACAGCTTCATGTACGGCGAGCGCCACGACGTGGTGCCGCCCGCGGCCGAACTGACCCAGCGGGTGCGGCGTTACCGGCTGCGCTTCGACGAACAGGGACACCTGGATGCGGCCTACCTCGGCTCGTTCGGCGAGCCCGAGGGTCCGGCGCGGCTCAACATGGTCGAGTCGATCGCCGGCGATCCGGTGCACGGCCGCCTGCTGGTCGCCGAGGAGGACCGCACGAGCCCCTCGAACCTGCACGTCTACGGTTTCGACGGCCGCTGGAGCGGGCGCAGCCTGCCCGAGGGCACCTTCGCCGGCGAGGCCGAAGGCGTGGTGCTCTGGGCCTGCGGCGCGCGCAGCGGCTACTGGCTGGCCGTGGACCAGCAGGCACCGCTGACCTGGTTCCACCTCTTCGACCGCGAGACCCTCGCGGCGGTCGGCAGCTTCCACGGCCAGGTGACCGCCAACACCGACGGCATCGCCCTGCAGGCGGCGGCGACACCGCGCTTCCCCGCTGGCGTGCTGTACGCGGTCCACGACGACCGCGCGATCTCCGCCTTCGACCTGCGCCAGATCGCCGGCCTGCTGGGCCTGGACCCCGCCTGCCTGGGCTGA
- a CDS encoding M23 family metallopeptidase has protein sequence MPARPAPSAPPAWLGRLLLAMVIAALPAGAGAAATGAGAGEGDPAPLARLEILDRGAGPEAWAENLLAGPVEVLLRAIGAAPPAAPALPARATVPARARVLVSRIGRADAQLVLEVVPGHPGARPLDVEYAWPLGSHALRVSQGWGGAFSHRDDENRHAVDFATPEGTPVLAAREGVVMQVEDRFAGGGLGSTDDTGRANFVRILHDDGTMALYAHLAPAGARVRAGERVRRGQRIATSGNTGYSGGPHLHFAIQANRGLRLASIPFRMFGPGGLLRFSEAANGVE, from the coding sequence ATGCCTGCCCGGCCGGCTCCCTCCGCACCTCCCGCGTGGCTGGGCCGCCTGCTGCTGGCCATGGTCATTGCCGCCCTGCCGGCTGGAGCCGGAGCCGCCGCCACGGGTGCCGGCGCCGGGGAGGGCGACCCCGCCCCACTGGCGCGCCTGGAGATCCTCGATCGTGGCGCCGGACCCGAGGCCTGGGCGGAAAACCTGCTGGCGGGCCCGGTCGAAGTGCTGTTGCGCGCGATCGGTGCGGCGCCTCCGGCGGCGCCGGCGCTGCCCGCGCGCGCCACGGTGCCGGCGCGCGCCCGGGTGCTGGTGAGCCGGATCGGACGCGCCGACGCGCAACTGGTCCTCGAAGTCGTTCCCGGCCATCCGGGCGCGCGACCGCTGGACGTCGAATATGCCTGGCCGCTCGGGTCGCACGCGCTGCGCGTGAGCCAGGGCTGGGGCGGCGCCTTCAGCCACCGCGATGACGAGAACCGCCACGCCGTGGATTTCGCCACGCCCGAGGGCACGCCCGTGCTCGCCGCGCGCGAGGGCGTGGTGATGCAGGTCGAGGACCGCTTCGCCGGCGGCGGCCTGGGCTCCACCGATGACACCGGCCGCGCCAACTTCGTGCGCATCCTCCACGACGACGGCACGATGGCCCTCTACGCGCACCTGGCCCCCGCCGGCGCCCGGGTACGTGCCGGCGAACGCGTCCGCCGCGGCCAGCGCATCGCCACCTCGGGCAACACCGGCTACAGCGGCGGCCCCCACCTGCACTTCGCGATCCAGGCCAACCGCGGCCTGCGCCTGGCGTCGATTCCCTTCCGGATGTTCGGCCCGGGCGGGCTGCTGCGCTTCAGCGAGGCGGCGAACGGGGTCGAGTAG